A portion of the Cryptomeria japonica chromosome 5, Sugi_1.0, whole genome shotgun sequence genome contains these proteins:
- the LOC131052704 gene encoding uncharacterized protein LOC131052704: MSILSLCGKIENHLTELLNEVAQSKTLKKNLYTNWDCKIKLVLPNLLIPPIFGLGTPVDHTNPRVGVKWDAPEDGWSKVNFDGASTGNPVQSGIRCILRDSNGLYIKEISEKIGVATNNEAEFRASLRGLQLGKELGVQRIHLEGDSLNVINAIHCNNIPSWRLNQWLQPILALLATFDEFWVSHIYKEGNGDTNRLSKLAIAVSDPT, encoded by the coding sequence ATGAGCATAttgtctctttgtgggaaaattgagaaccacctgacCGAGCTCTTGAATGAGGTTGCCCAAtccaaaacattaaagaaaaatttgtACACGAACTGGGATTGTAAGATTAAGCTGGTTCTTCCAAACCTACTCATCCCACCGATTTTCGGACTGGGCACCCCAGTGGATCATACcaatccaagagtgggggtgaAATGGGATGCACCAGAGGAtgggtggagcaaggtaaactttgatggtgcttctacagGTAATCCGGTTCAAAGTGGTATTCGTTGTATTCTGAGGGACTCTAATGGTCTCTatataaaagaaatctctgaaaagattggaGTGGCTACTAATAATGAAGCGGAATTTAGAGCGTCTTTAAGAGGTCTTCAGTTAGGGAAGGAGCTAGGGGTGCAGAGAattcatttggagggagactcattaaatgttATTAATGCAATCCATTGTAATAACATCCCTAGTTGGcgccttaaccagtggcttcaaccgatCTTGGCACTGCTAGCTACCTTTGATGAATTTTGGGTTAGCCACATCTACAAGGAAGGTAATGGTGACACTAATAGACTTTCTAAATTGGCTATAGCCGTTAGTGACCCCACCTGA